A region from the Serinus canaria isolate serCan28SL12 chromosome 10, serCan2020, whole genome shotgun sequence genome encodes:
- the CTXND1 gene encoding cortexin domain-containing 1 protein has protein sequence MEVPTPEPVYVDVDKGLTLACFVFLCLFLIVMIIRCAKVIMDPYSAIPTSTWEEQHLDD, from the coding sequence ATGGAGGTGCCCACCCCAGAGCCCGTGTACGTCGACGTGGACAAGGGACTGACGTTAGCATGCTTTGTgttcctctgcctcttcctgaTTGTCATGATCATCCGCTGTGCCAAAGTCATCATGGACCCCTACAGCGCCATCCCCACCTCCACGTGGGAGGAGCAGCACCTCGATGACTGA